GTGTATGAGCACGATTACGGCAGCCTCACCCGCAAGGGGATGGTCTATCGGCCGATGAACGGGCCGGATGATGGGAATGAGGTGCAGAACGCGTTCTCACCGCCTGATGCTTTGCTGAAATTGGCTGACAAGGCCATCGCCACCTACCAGGCACCGAAAGTGACTGCCAACGGGTCCACCTATACCGTGAAGGTGCGCCGTGGTGTGGTGGCCTCGTCGGATCTGTTCGGTGTGACCGAGCGGCGCATCCGGCTGCTGCGCACGCGCTTTCACGACGACATCATGGAAATGGAATCCGGCCCGTTGGGGCATGTGTGCCAGACACTCGGCGTGCCGTATCTCGTCGTGCGCGCGGGCAGCAATGTCGCCCAGGAAGCGCCGAACAACGATTACCTGCGTTTGGGCCCCATTGCGGCGCGCTCGGCAGCCGAGTTTTCGTTGCATTTGCTGACGTATTTGTAATTCGTGACGAATCCTGCCGAAGCCAAGATTCAGTCGTTATTTGAGGAGTTTTCCGGTGTTTAAGCGTCAATCATGGATTGTGGTGTTTGTCCTTTGCCTCCAATGGGTCGTCGGGCCAGCCGCCTGGGCGGTCGG
The Halothiobacillus diazotrophicus DNA segment above includes these coding regions:
- the mtnN gene encoding 5'-methylthioadenosine/S-adenosylhomocysteine nucleosidase, coding for MKLGRLLLVLALLCYRSVFAAEGVDHPTYYTPTDTILILGAVPQEIPPFVAAMTDREKKSLWGIPYWQGKIDGKPVVVAITGIGKVFTGMTSTLFITQFKPRLVLMSGTGARINKKLRTGDVIVANVVYEHDYGSLTRKGMVYRPMNGPDDGNEVQNAFSPPDALLKLADKAIATYQAPKVTANGSTYTVKVRRGVVASSDLFGVTERRIRLLRTRFHDDIMEMESGPLGHVCQTLGVPYLVVRAGSNVAQEAPNNDYLRLGPIAARSAAEFSLHLLTYL